In a genomic window of Phragmites australis chromosome 14, lpPhrAust1.1, whole genome shotgun sequence:
- the LOC133889968 gene encoding alpha-amylase/trypsin inhibitor-like — protein sequence MAPSVNISVLFLFLLAAVGDAAIFTVVNQCPYTVWAASVPVGGGRQLNRGEAWTINVPAGTTAARIWARTGCRFDGSGRGGCRTGDCGGVLQCTGYGRAPNTLAEFALNQFSNLDFFDISLIDGFNVPMAFLPDGGSGCSRGPRCAVDVTARCPAELRQDGACNNACPVFKQNVYCCVGSANNSCRPTNYSRFFKGLCPNAYSYPKDDPTSTFTCPAGTNYRVIFCPSA from the coding sequence ATGGCGCCCTCCGTGAACATCTCCGTCCTATTCCTCTttctcctcgccgccgtcggcgacgcGGCGATCTTCACCGTGGTGAACCAGTGCCCCTACACTGTGTGGGCCGCCTCCGTGCCGGTGGGCGGCGGGCGGCAGCTCAACCGTGGCGAGGCGTGGACCATCAACGTGCCGGCCGGCACGACGGCGGCGCGCATCTGGGCGCGCACGGGGTGCCGGTTCGACGGGAGCGGCCGCGGCGGGTGCCGCACGGGCGACTGCGGCGGGGTGCTGCAGTGCACGGGCTATGGCCGCGCGCCCAACACGCTGGCCGAGTTCGCGCTCAACCAGTTCTCCAACCTCGACTTCTTCGACATCTCCCTCATCGACGGCTTCAACGTGCCCATGGCCTTCCTCCCCGACGGCGGCTCCGGGTGCAGCCGTGGGCCGCGGTGCGCCGTGGACGTGACGGCGCGGTGCCCCGCCGAGCTGAGGCAGGACGGCGCGTGCAACAACGCGTGCCCCGTGTTCAAGCAGAACGTGTACTGCTGCGTCGGTTCGGCGAACAACAGCTGCAGGCCAACCAACTACTCGAGGTTCTTCAAGGGGCTCTGCCCCAACGCGTACAGCTACCCCAAGGATGACCCGACCAGCACCTTCACCTGCCCCGCCGGAACCAACTATAGGGTCATCTTCTGCCCGTCCGCCTAA
- the LOC133891449 gene encoding L-type lectin-domain containing receptor kinase SIT2-like, with translation MKSVPEKAMLAKSASFVLVLLLLIHAASAADDGRFIHMGFAAAGLTLDGLAVVMPDGLLALTNATDQAKAHAFHPIPLHFLSKSAATTKTSAVAARSFSTCFVFAIVSPYDGLSSHGLAFVVAPTTNLSTANAGQYLGLLNAPNGTASDRILAVELDTITDAEFHDINSNHVGVDVNSLISEQARPAGYYDDEAGGVFQELTLNSRKPMQVWVDYDGQARQLDVTLAPVQVPKPKKPLLSTAVDLSTVVADPMYIGFSSATGVLSTHHYILGWSFSLDGPAPPLDFSKLPVLPRVGPKPRSKVLDVVLPLTTALLVAAALAAIFTVVRRRRRYAEVREDWEDEFGPHRFAYKDLFRATDGFKGRNLLGVGGFGRVYKGVLAASNLEIAVKKVSHDSKQGVREFIAEVVSIGRLRHRNLVQLLGYCRRRGELLLVYDYMANGSLDKYLYDQDKPALSWRQRFWIIKGVASSLLYLHEDWEQVVIHRDVKASNVLLDHEMNGRLGDFGLARLYDHSADPQTTHVVGTMGYLAPELVRDGKAAPSTDVFAFGAFLLEVVCARRPIHHDDHNSRVVLVDRVIECHRSGSVLDAVDARLEERYDAEEASLALNLGIMCLHPLPDVRPSMRRVVQYLDSSQPVPDLSPSYTSYGMMRLMQIQGFDSFVVSADSSVTSGGASSSTIFSEGR, from the coding sequence ATGAAAAGTGTCCCGGAGAAAGCTATGCTTGCCAAGTCTGCATCCTTCGTCCTCGTTCTTCTCCTCCTGATTCATGCGGCCTCGGCCGCCGACGACGGCCGGTTTATCCACATGGGCTTCGCCGCGGCGGGCCTTACGCTGGACGGGCTCGCCGTCGTGATGCCCGACGGCCTCCTCGCGCTCACCAACGCCACAGACCAGGCGAAAGCCCACGCCTTCCACCCCATCCCGCTCCACTTCCTCAGCAAGTCCGCGGCGACGACGAAGACCAGCGCGGTGGCGGCTCGGTCCTTCTCGACGTGCTTCGTCTTCGCCATCGTGTCCCCCTACGACGGGCTGAGCTCTCACGGCCTCGCCTTCGTGGTCGCCCCGACCACGAACCTCTCCACGGCGAACGCCGGGCAGTACCTGGGCCTCCTCAACGCGCCCAACGGCACGGCGAGCGACCGCATCCTGGCAGTCGAGCTCGACACAATAACCGACGCCGAGTTCCACGACATCAACAGCAACCACGTCGGGGTCGACGTCAACAGCCTGATATCGGAGCAGGCCCGGCCGGCCGGATACTATGACGACGAAGCCGGCGGCGTCTTTCAAGAATTGACGCTAAACAGCCGTAAGCCGATGCAAGTGTGGGTAGACTACGACGGCCAGGCAAGGCAGCTCGACGTGACGCTAGCTCCGGTCCAAGTGCCAAAGCCCAAGAAGCCTCTGCTCTCCACGGCTGTTGATCTTTCCACGGTCGTGGCGGATCCGATGTACATCGGCTTCTCATCGGCGACCGGGGTCTTGTCCACGCACCACTACATACTCGGATGGAGCTTCAGCTTGGACggacctgctcctcctctcgacTTCTCCAAGCTCCCCGTCCTGCCACGCGTGGGTCCGAAGCCTCGGTCCAAGGTCTTGGACGTGGTGCTGCCGCTCACCACCGCATTGCTCGTCGCTGCAGCGCTAGCAGCCATCTTCACGGTCGTCCGGAGACGGCGGCGGTACGCCGAGGTGCGGGAAGACTGGGAGGACGAGTTCGGCCCGCATCGCTTCGCGTATAAGGACCTGTTTCGTGCCACCGATGGCTTCAAGGGTCGGAATTTACTCGGTGTCGGAGGGTTTGGACGAGTTTACAAAGGGGTACTTGCGGCATCCAATTTGGAGATAGCAGTGAAGAAGGTGTCACATGATTCGAAGCAAGGAGTGAGGGAGTTCATCGCCGAGGTGGTGAGCATTGGCCGCCTTCGACACCGGAACCTCGTTCAGTTACTAGGCTACTGCAGACGCAGAGGTGAACTTCTCTTGGTGTATGACTACATGGCAAATGGTAGTCTTGACAAGTACCTGTACGATCAAGACAAGCCCGCTCTTTCTTGGCGTCAGAGGTTCTGGATCATCAAAGGCGTCGCATCGAGCCTCCTATATCTACACGAGGACTGGGAGCAGGTTGTCATCCATCGAGATGTCAAAGCGAGCAACGTGCTCCTGGACCACGAGATGAATGGTCGGCTCGGTGACTTCGGCCTGGCCAGATTGTACGACCACAGTGCGGATCCTCAGACAACTCATGTGGTTGGGACCATGGGGTACCTCGCACCAGAGCTCGTGCGCGACGGGAAGGCAGCTCCCTCGACCGACGTGTTCGCATTCGGCGCGTTCCTCTTGGAGGTCGTTTGCGCGCGGAGGCCAATCCATCACGACGACCACAACAGCCGGGTCGTGCTGGTGGACCGGGTGATCGAGTGCCATCGCAGTGGTTCAGTTCTCGACGCGGTTGATGCACGACTCGAAGAGAGGTACGACGCGGAGGAGGCAAGCCTCGCGCTGAATTTGGGCATCATGTGTTTGCACCCGTTGCCCGATGTGAGGCCCAGCATGCGAAGAGTTGTTCAGTACTTGGACTCCAGCCAGCCGGTTCCTGATCTGTCACCAAGCTACACGAGCTACGGCATGATGAGGCTGATGCAGATCCAAGGGTTTGATTCGTTCGTCGTCTCAGCCGATTCATCCGTGACCAGCGGCGGGGCATCCTCTTCGACGATTTTCTCAGAGGGGAGATGA